A DNA window from Solanum lycopersicum chromosome 3, SLM_r2.1 contains the following coding sequences:
- the LOC138347493 gene encoding uncharacterized protein, with product MGDNNQQVSLTDVVVAQPTAAEQNELIAQLMQQIADMRVEMQRRQDTPPPGFGPNFLDARPPTYFPSRSSDPTQQRPSTPVHNPSGLDMTTQNPQYASVSYQTPSPIPNNPPQMPPHPQNTQTAPLPQNQTQNPTAFNSQTPHPHLNQNTNPQNYPQNYQTAQNVPSPSIAPPLPKRTTFQIPVPAEHKVHGSELDHYEEQEREWRAREETKVDIKEEIKRAMKELQCTPDVAGLSYAELCIHPELNLPEGFKILKFDTFGGVGNPMAHLRAYCDQLVGVGKDEALLMRLFSRSLCGEALECFTSHETRQWPSWNALAKDFMDRFAYNVEIVPDRYSLEKMKQKSTESYREFAYRWRKEVQEPEYYDRVILLIGAKFAEIVKVGETIEDGLKSGKIDRVSASPGSSELLRKKREEVSAISYGERKPSYRAPSPAYQIQTPAYQSPHPNYQAPRPNARSYQQVPPPQQSGYDPPRPRFEKKPSRSFTVLAESRTQLFERLFAAGYIHPVEPKPVDVNSKFYRPEQRCAYHSNSVGHDTEDCINLKHKIQDLIDQEVVSLQPAAPNVNTNPLPNHGGENTNMIETDEDGGEGICGPFKENNSIIEEEVEPASIRDAEPGKMLQNWTSTPILMSRTLW from the exons ATGGGAGACAACAATCAACAAGTCAGCCTCACAGACGTCGTGGTGGCTCAGCCCACCGCGGCAGAGCAGAATGAGCTTATTGCGCAGCTGATGCAGCAAATAGCTGACATGAGGGTCGAGATGCAACGAAGGCAAGACACGCCTCCGCCCGGGTTCGGCCCCAACTTTCTCGACGCGAGACCTCCTACATACTTCCCCTCGCGCAGCTCAGATCCTACTCAGCAGCGTCCATCGACACCCGTGCACAACCCGTCTGGGCTAGACATGACAACCCAAAACCCCCAATATGCGTCGGTCTCCTATCAAACTCCCTCCCCAATTCCAAACAATCCACCGCAAATGCCACCACACCCCCAAAATACTCAAACAGCCCCACTACCCCAAAATCAAACCCAAAATCCCACCGCCTTCAATTCCCAAACACCGCATCCCCACTTAAACCAAAATACCAATCCCCAAAATTATCCGCAAAACTATCAAACCGCACAGAACGTCCCGAGCCCTTCCATAGCTCCACCCCTCCCCAAAAGAACCACATTCCAAATCCCCGTCCCGGCCGAGCATAAGGTGCACGGCTCTGAGTTGGACCATTACGAGGAGCAAGAAAGAGAGTGGAGGGCGAGGGAAGAAACGAAGGTAGACATAAAAGAAGAGATCAAAAGGGCAATGAAAGAATTGCAATGCACCCCAGACGTCGCCGGGCTAAGTTACGCAGAACTATGCATCCACCCAGAATTGAACCTGCCTGAAGGGTTCAAGATCCTGAAGTTTGATACCTTCGGAGGGGTGGGCAACCCCATGGCACACCTAAGGGCTTACTGTGAccaactcgtgggagttggaAAAGATGAAGCATTGCTGATGAGGTTGTTCAGTCGGAGCCTGTGCGGTGAGGCCCTGGAATGTTTCACGTCGCACGAGACTCGACAATGGCCCAGTTGGAATGCACTGGCTAAAGATTTCATGGACAGGTTTGCGTACAACGTCGAGATAGTCCCCGATAGGTACTCCCTGGAAAAGATGAAGCAGAAATCCACCGAGAGCTATCGAGAATTTGCGTACAGATGGAGGAAGGAG GTGCAGGAGCCCGAGTATTATGACAGAGTCATCTTATTAATCGGCGCCAAGTTCGCTGAGATAGTCAAAGTaggtgagactatcgaagatggCCTGAAGTCGGGAAAGATAGACCGAGTGTCTGCATCGCCTGGATCTTCCGAACTTCTgaggaagaagagagaagaggTTTCGGCTATATCATACGGGGAAAGAAAG CCAAGCTATCGAGCACCGTCTCCCGCATATCAAATACAAACCCCAGCATATCAAAGCCCCCATCCAAATTACCAAGCTCCACGACCAAACGCCCGCAGTTACCAACAAGTCCCTCCCCCTCAACAGAGCGGGTATGATCCCCCTCGCCCCAGGTTTGAGAAGAAGCCCTCCAGAAGCTTCACCGTGTTGGCTGAAAGCAGAACCCAGTTGTTCGAAAGATTGTTTGCGGCcggatacatccaccctgtggAGCCCAAGCCCGTGGATGTCAACTCCAAATTCTACAGACCGGAGcagagatgtgcttatcattcgaacagtgttggacatgataCTGAAGACTgcatcaacctcaagcacaagATCCAGGATCTGATTGACCAGGAAGTGGTCTCCCTTCAGCCTGCGGCGCCGAATGTCAACACAAATCCGTTGCCGAATCATGGGGGTGAAAACACCAACATGATAGAAACAGACGAAGATGgcggggaaggaatctgtggcCCTTTCAAGGAGAACAATTCCATCATCGAGGAGGAGGTTGAGCCAGCTAGCATTCGTGATGCGGAACCAGGGAAGATGCTGCAAAATTGGACGTCTACGCCGATCCTAATGTCCCGAACTCTATggtag
- the LOC138347492 gene encoding uncharacterized protein → MDFIGPIEPVASNGHRFILVAIDYFTKWKEAASYKSVTKKVLADFVRNNLICRFGVPESIITDNENGRRLPWPVVWTENDSRFSQRVRARNFEVGQLVLKRIFPHQDEYKGKFAPNWQGPYMVRKVLSGGALILSEMDGTVWPKPINSDAIKRYYA, encoded by the exons ATGGATTTCATCGGTCCTATAGAGCCAGTCGCTTCCAATGGGCACAGATTCATTTTGGTcgccattgattatttcaccaagtggaaggaagcagcctcttacaaatcggtaaccaagaaagtgtTGGCCGATTTTGtccgcaacaatctgatatgcagatttggagttccagaatccatcattactgataacg AGAATGGTCGCCGTTTGCCATGGCCAGTTGTATGGACAGAGAATGACTCACGCTTTTCACaaagagtaagagccagaaattttgaagttggtcagttggttcttaagcgtatttttcctcatcaagacgagtacaaaggaaagttTGCACCAAACTGGCAAGGCCCCTACATGGTTCGTAAAGTACTATCAGGAGGTGCTTTGATCTTGTCGGAGATGGATGGCACTGTATGGCCCAagcctatcaactcagatgccATCAAGAGATACTATGCGTGA